In Caldicellulosiruptor obsidiansis OB47, a single window of DNA contains:
- the aroH gene encoding chorismate mutase, which produces MVFAIRGATTVEKDSRDEIVSCTQELLNEIMLRNNLKKEEIVFILFTMTKDLKSAFPAYAARLMGFVDIPLICAQELDIEGALTKCIRLLMLIQRDSNFIPKHVYLRDAKKLREDLTDEKGEDL; this is translated from the coding sequence TTGGTTTTTGCAATAAGAGGTGCTACAACTGTTGAGAAAGATTCTAGAGATGAGATTGTCAGCTGTACTCAGGAGCTTTTGAATGAAATTATGCTCAGAAACAATCTTAAAAAAGAGGAGATTGTTTTTATTTTATTTACAATGACCAAAGACTTAAAATCGGCTTTTCCAGCGTATGCAGCAAGACTCATGGGGTTTGTGGACATTCCTCTTATATGTGCTCAAGAGCTTGATATTGAGGGAGCGCTTACAAAATGTATAAGGCTTCTTATGCTTATTCAAAGAGATAGTAATTTTATTCCCAAACACGTATATTTGAGAGATGCAAAGAAACTCAGAGAAGACTTGACTGACGAGAAAGGTGAAGATTTATGA
- the cmk gene encoding (d)CMP kinase has protein sequence MKKINIAIDGPAGAGKSTISKLLASQLGYIHIDTGAMYRAVGLKVLKNNISPHDSRKIVEILNSTDIKIKLVDGKQLVFLDGEDVTEEIRQPEVSMYASDVSKIREVRERLVKMQQDLAKQKGVIMDGRDIGTHVLPNAELKIFLTATAEERAKRRFLELKQKGYDVDYYQLLDEIKKRDQNDMTREFAPLRIAEDAIVIDSTSLSIEEVLQKILELINKVIKDEV, from the coding sequence ATGAAGAAAATTAACATTGCAATTGATGGTCCTGCAGGGGCAGGGAAAAGTACAATTTCAAAGCTTTTGGCAAGCCAGCTTGGGTATATTCATATCGATACAGGAGCAATGTACAGAGCTGTTGGGCTCAAAGTACTTAAGAATAACATCTCCCCGCATGACAGTAGAAAAATTGTTGAGATTTTAAACTCAACTGATATAAAAATAAAACTTGTTGATGGTAAACAGCTTGTCTTTTTAGATGGTGAAGACGTTACAGAAGAAATTCGCCAACCAGAAGTTTCGATGTATGCATCTGACGTGTCAAAGATCAGGGAAGTACGAGAAAGACTTGTAAAGATGCAGCAAGATCTGGCAAAACAAAAAGGCGTTATAATGGACGGTAGAGATATCGGAACACATGTTTTACCCAATGCTGAACTAAAAATTTTTTTGACGGCTACGGCAGAGGAAAGAGCAAAGAGAAGATTTTTGGAACTAAAGCAAAAAGGCTATGACGTAGATTACTATCAACTTTTAGATGAGATAAAAAAAAGGGATCAAAATGATATGACAAGAGAGTTTGCACCTTTGAGGATAGCTGAGGATGCCATTGTCATAGATTCAACTTCTCTTTCAATTGAAGAGGTTTTGCAAAAAATTTTGGAGCTTATTAACAAGGTGATAAAAGATGAGGTATAA
- a CDS encoding HutP family protein gives MVDKKEFGSKDVSRAAILMALSQNRQEEKKIQEDFTKIGIKCAAVDFGGEFITSVMKIVERAVVAAKREGVINEVHQEEGAVAGATREAISQIMQKAIGLNVGGKIGIARFEEHVAVAIFFGIGLLHLNEVAIGLGHRVI, from the coding sequence ATGGTGGATAAGAAGGAATTTGGAAGCAAGGACGTTTCGAGAGCAGCTATTTTGATGGCTTTAAGCCAAAACAGACAAGAAGAAAAAAAGATTCAAGAAGATTTTACTAAAATCGGAATTAAATGCGCAGCTGTGGATTTTGGAGGGGAGTTTATAACCTCTGTTATGAAAATTGTTGAAAGAGCAGTTGTTGCTGCCAAAAGAGAAGGTGTTATAAACGAGGTACATCAAGAGGAAGGTGCTGTTGCCGGAGCAACAAGGGAAGCGATATCTCAAATCATGCAAAAAGCAATTGGGCTAAACGTAGGAGGAAAGATTGGCATTGCAAGGTTTGAGGAGCATGTTGCGGTTGCCATATTTTTTGGGATAGGTCTTTTACATTTAAATGAGGTAGCAATAGGACTTGGTCACAGGGTTATATGA
- a CDS encoding histidine phosphatase family protein: MKRIYLVRHGETDWNRLNLVQGSIDTELNSTGIEQAKKIAERLKNKKIDIIFSSTLKRAYTTANYIKSYHPDTLFETSEKLNEINFGEWEGLSFEELERKYSHVYLMWKNNPDKAIFPGEGNLCAVMKRVKSFFDDILQKNFSNIVIVTHGGIVKLSIIYLLNLPLDFYKKCWIGNASLSIVDIKGERTMLSLLNDMSHLTAEQVRPII; encoded by the coding sequence TTGAAAAGAATTTATTTAGTAAGACATGGTGAAACTGACTGGAATAGATTAAACCTTGTTCAGGGTTCAATCGATACAGAACTAAATTCAACTGGTATTGAACAGGCAAAAAAGATTGCTGAGAGGCTTAAAAACAAAAAGATTGATATAATATTTTCAAGCACATTAAAAAGGGCTTATACTACTGCAAATTATATAAAATCTTATCATCCAGACACTTTATTTGAAACCTCTGAAAAACTTAATGAGATAAATTTTGGCGAGTGGGAAGGATTGAGCTTTGAAGAGCTTGAAAGAAAATACTCTCATGTCTATTTAATGTGGAAAAACAATCCCGATAAGGCTATTTTTCCGGGTGAAGGCAACTTGTGTGCTGTTATGAAAAGAGTTAAAAGTTTTTTTGATGATATTTTGCAAAAAAATTTTAGTAATATTGTGATTGTCACGCATGGTGGTATAGTAAAACTTTCGATTATCTATCTTTTGAACCTTCCCCTTGATTTTTATAAAAAGTGCTGGATTGGGAATGCAAGTTTGAGCATTGTTGATATAAAAGGAGAAAGGACAATGCTCAGCCTTTTGAATGACATGTCTCATCTGACAGCAGAACAAGTTCGTCCGATAATTTAA
- a CDS encoding acyl-CoA carboxylase subunit beta gives MTDKLKELKQKREKILQLGGEDKVKKQHDSKKLTCRERIEYLLDPGSFNEIDMFVEHRCQEFDMKDTFVPCDGVVTGYGTINGRKVFVYAQDFTSIGGSLGEMHAKKICKVLDLALKYGCPVIGINDSGGARIQEGVDALAGYGEIFYRNTMASGVIPQIAAIMGPCAGGAVYSPAIMDFIFMVDKTSQMFVTGPQVIKAVTGEEISFEELGGAFTHSSKSGVAHFIAEDEYHLLDMIKYLLTFIPSNNMEDPPFIMSSDSEKRLVPELEGIIPSEPNKAYDVKEIIYKIVDNEEFLEVQPYFAQNAVIGFGRIGGFSVGIVANQPKVNAGVLDYDSSDKIARFVRFCDAFNIPIITFTDVPGFLPGVNQEHNGIIRHGAKVLYAYSEATVPKINVILRKAYGGAYIAMSSKHIGADFVFAWPTAEIAVMGPDGAANIIFRKEIQSAQNPEEERKRRIEEYTRKFANPYIAAARGYVDDVIEPQLTRNKVIEALKISITKREQRPPKKHGNIPL, from the coding sequence ATGACAGATAAGCTCAAAGAACTCAAGCAAAAGAGAGAAAAAATATTACAACTTGGTGGAGAAGATAAAGTAAAAAAACAGCATGATAGCAAAAAACTTACGTGCAGAGAGAGGATAGAATATTTACTTGACCCTGGAAGCTTTAATGAAATAGACATGTTTGTTGAACACAGATGTCAAGAATTTGATATGAAAGATACATTTGTCCCCTGTGATGGTGTTGTAACAGGTTATGGAACAATCAACGGCAGAAAAGTATTTGTTTATGCCCAGGATTTTACTTCCATAGGCGGTTCACTTGGAGAGATGCATGCAAAGAAAATTTGCAAAGTTTTGGACTTAGCGCTAAAATATGGTTGCCCGGTGATAGGTATAAATGATTCTGGTGGTGCAAGAATTCAAGAAGGTGTTGATGCATTAGCAGGGTATGGTGAAATCTTCTATAGAAATACCATGGCATCAGGTGTAATTCCGCAAATTGCAGCTATCATGGGACCTTGTGCAGGTGGAGCTGTATACTCTCCTGCTATTATGGATTTTATTTTTATGGTGGACAAAACCAGCCAAATGTTTGTTACAGGACCTCAGGTTATAAAAGCTGTCACTGGAGAGGAGATATCATTTGAAGAGCTTGGTGGCGCTTTTACCCACAGCTCCAAAAGTGGAGTTGCTCATTTTATTGCAGAGGATGAGTATCACCTGCTTGACATGATAAAGTATTTATTGACATTTATACCTTCAAATAACATGGAAGATCCGCCGTTTATAATGTCATCTGATTCAGAAAAAAGACTTGTTCCCGAGCTTGAAGGCATAATTCCATCAGAGCCAAACAAAGCTTATGATGTCAAAGAAATTATATATAAAATAGTAGATAACGAAGAATTTTTGGAAGTTCAACCATACTTTGCTCAAAATGCTGTAATAGGATTTGGAAGAATAGGAGGTTTCAGTGTAGGGATTGTGGCAAATCAACCAAAAGTCAATGCAGGAGTACTTGATTATGATTCATCTGACAAGATAGCGCGATTTGTAAGATTTTGTGATGCTTTCAATATTCCTATAATAACATTTACTGATGTGCCTGGATTTTTGCCAGGCGTTAACCAAGAGCACAATGGAATAATTCGTCATGGAGCTAAGGTTTTGTATGCTTACTCAGAGGCAACAGTTCCAAAAATAAATGTAATTTTGAGAAAAGCATATGGTGGTGCTTACATCGCAATGAGCAGTAAACACATTGGTGCAGATTTTGTGTTTGCATGGCCAACTGCCGAGATAGCTGTTATGGGACCAGACGGTGCAGCAAATATTATATTTAGAAAAGAGATACAAAGTGCTCAAAATCCCGAAGAGGAAAGAAAAAGAAGGATAGAAGAGTATACTCGAAAGTTTGCAAATCCATACATTGCAGCTGCCCGTGGGTATGTTGACGATGTAATTGAGCCGCAGCTTACCCGCAACAAGGTCATCGAGGCGCTTAAAATTTCCATTACAAAAAGAGAGCAAAGGCCCCCCAAAAAGCATGGCAATATTCCATTGTAA
- a CDS encoding acetyl-CoA carboxylase biotin carboxyl carrier protein subunit has protein sequence MRKFKVKINSQEFVVEVEEIGVENKTSVVPRPKIGHFEPRQEKYEDKTKRNPVPSSDKNSVIAQLPGTIVRVLKSEGDVVDANEPVLILEAMKMENEVVAPGKGKIKKIHVREGQKVAKGDLLFEIE, from the coding sequence ATGAGAAAATTCAAGGTAAAGATTAATAGCCAAGAATTTGTTGTAGAAGTGGAAGAGATAGGGGTTGAAAATAAAACTTCTGTCGTACCAAGGCCCAAAATTGGTCATTTTGAGCCGAGGCAGGAAAAGTATGAAGATAAAACAAAGCGAAATCCTGTACCTTCTTCTGATAAAAACTCGGTTATTGCTCAGCTTCCAGGCACTATTGTGAGAGTACTAAAAAGTGAAGGCGATGTTGTTGATGCAAATGAACCTGTTTTAATTCTTGAAGCTATGAAAATGGAAAATGAAGTAGTTGCCCCTGGCAAGGGAAAGATCAAAAAAATACATGTAAGGGAAGGACAGAAAGTGGCAAAAGGAGATTTGCTGTTCGAAATAGAATAG
- a CDS encoding MurR/RpiR family transcriptional regulator yields MTHDLEARIIELMPEFSKGQKKIAQFILEHGEKAAYMTALALGNSVGVSESTVVRFAERLGFEGYPEFQRALQELMKTKLTSVQRVELSASRINEKEVLRSVLLSDMDKIKQTLEQIDENIFNQVVDEIVNAKRIYIIGIRSSAALADFLGFYLNMILDNVKVITTSGISDIFEQVFRITSDDLIIGISFPRYSKRTLKVLQYAKKQGAKIVSLTDSKISPLCKFSDYVLICRSDMVSFADSLVAPLSVINALIVATGLRKKEEVAKTLEKLEEIWDEFQVYEKENR; encoded by the coding sequence ATGACCCACGATTTAGAAGCCAGGATAATTGAACTTATGCCAGAGTTTAGTAAAGGGCAAAAAAAAATTGCCCAGTTTATCTTAGAACATGGGGAAAAAGCAGCTTATATGACAGCACTCGCACTTGGCAATTCAGTTGGTGTAAGTGAGTCAACAGTTGTAAGATTTGCAGAAAGACTTGGTTTTGAAGGTTATCCTGAGTTTCAGAGAGCTTTGCAGGAGCTTATGAAAACAAAGCTTACATCTGTGCAAAGAGTAGAACTTTCTGCAAGTAGGATAAACGAAAAAGAGGTTTTAAGAAGTGTCCTCCTTTCTGACATGGACAAAATAAAGCAGACCTTAGAGCAGATAGATGAAAACATTTTTAACCAGGTTGTAGATGAGATAGTAAATGCAAAAAGGATATACATCATTGGAATTAGAAGTTCAGCAGCACTTGCTGATTTTTTGGGTTTTTATTTGAACATGATTTTAGATAATGTCAAGGTCATCACAACAAGTGGTATTAGTGATATCTTTGAACAGGTTTTCAGAATCACAAGCGACGATTTAATTATCGGCATCAGTTTTCCGAGATATTCAAAGCGCACTTTAAAGGTTTTGCAGTATGCAAAAAAACAGGGTGCTAAGATAGTTTCGCTTACAGATAGCAAAATATCACCTCTGTGTAAATTCAGTGATTATGTTCTTATTTGCAGAAGCGATATGGTATCATTTGCTGATTCGCTTGTGGCACCACTGAGTGTAATAAACGCATTAATTGTTGCGACAGGTCTTAGGAAAAAAGAAGAGGTTGCAAAAACACTTGAAAAACTTGAAGAAATTTGGGATGAATTTCAGGTCTATGAAAAGGAAAATAGGTGA
- a CDS encoding YpmA family protein, translating to MENEKLELISSMEFEENVPIYKIIDFLNKSLKDKNIIVGLSRSHNKIVISIYQT from the coding sequence ATGGAAAATGAAAAGCTTGAACTTATCTCTTCGATGGAATTCGAAGAAAATGTTCCAATCTATAAGATAATAGATTTTCTTAACAAAAGTTTAAAAGACAAAAATATTATTGTAGGGCTTTCAAGAAGCCACAATAAGATTGTTATAAGTATCTACCAAACATAA
- a CDS encoding PRC-barrel domain-containing protein: MKISFSILKNKPVLNLDNKITGKVEDMLLRDDKVIGFKVRVKNSFKVSSCAYVPTEDIESINSQLMIVRSIHTSIDSLPFLRAQEIFLKEVIDENGFLIGIVIDIVFDSDNFKITEYQVSESIWSYIKNKKIILSPEEIILKENKILS; the protein is encoded by the coding sequence ATGAAGATTTCATTTTCTATCTTGAAAAACAAACCCGTCCTTAATTTAGATAATAAGATAACAGGAAAAGTAGAAGACATGTTACTCAGAGATGACAAGGTGATTGGGTTTAAGGTACGAGTCAAAAACTCATTTAAAGTATCATCGTGCGCATATGTGCCGACAGAGGACATTGAGTCTATAAACAGTCAACTGATGATTGTCCGCAGCATCCATACTTCCATTGACAGCTTGCCATTTTTAAGAGCACAAGAAATTTTTTTGAAAGAAGTGATAGATGAAAATGGGTTTTTAATTGGGATTGTAATTGACATAGTATTTGATTCTGACAACTTTAAAATAACAGAATATCAGGTTTCAGAGAGTATTTGGAGCTATATAAAAAATAAAAAAATAATATTGAGCCCTGAGGAAATAATATTAAAAGAAAATAAAATATTAAGCTGA
- the ispH gene encoding 4-hydroxy-3-methylbut-2-enyl diphosphate reductase: MIIKVAQSAGFCFGVQRAVEGVLAWAKANKGKSIKVYGMLIHNSYVIDKLKELGVEVVEDIEKICKEDIIFIRSHGVSKEEYVEIEKRADKVYDFTCPYVKKIHEIVMEHSENGYDIIVVGDMNHPEVKGIVGHVSNNRKCFVVDGIEKVKEAINQIEGKAAIVCQTTFDSKKWTSIKDFLESHTNYKVFDTICKATINRQKEAAELAQHVDIMLVVGDKKSSNTNKLYQLLKEIKPTFFIEKVEDLDSIKLDSSAKSIGVTAGASTSPEQIEEVVKHLEEKFNEMNLKDFERLIDRSFLTVQRGEVVKGRIIKVEEDYVLVDIGYKAEGIIYKDEVIKNGNVNLKDLFKIGETIEAVVIKESDEEGNVVLSKYRADVLHGFEELLSRYENKEPVRVVVKSIKEKSVVCDFRGTNVYVPISQWGEDVQTSDIGKIFEIEITDVNKEKKIAFGSRKSLLKQKEEERFIKQIESLDFSREYEGIVVEIKQKGIVVNFENLCGFVPASEVGYLKKGADLKKLFEIGEKVKVKILDIDKNKKQIYLSIKKTQDDEWAKRIKNLYLGMLVDCEVTKVLSFGLVVWITEHDVDGFVHISNIPLGYNQRPHNVYKVGDSLKAKVIEIDEEKRRVALSLKDLHEEENIDTEHNEDFVITLADFVKNIKLEQ; encoded by the coding sequence ATGATTATTAAAGTTGCGCAAAGTGCTGGATTTTGTTTTGGTGTTCAAAGGGCAGTAGAAGGCGTTTTGGCATGGGCAAAAGCAAATAAGGGAAAATCTATAAAGGTGTATGGAATGTTAATACATAATAGCTATGTTATAGATAAATTAAAAGAGTTAGGTGTAGAAGTTGTAGAGGATATTGAAAAAATCTGTAAAGAAGATATTATTTTTATACGTTCGCATGGTGTTTCAAAGGAAGAGTATGTTGAAATTGAAAAAAGGGCAGATAAAGTTTATGACTTTACATGTCCGTATGTTAAAAAGATTCATGAGATTGTAATGGAGCATTCAGAAAACGGGTATGATATAATTGTTGTTGGAGATATGAACCATCCTGAAGTAAAGGGAATTGTAGGCCATGTTAGCAATAATAGAAAATGTTTTGTTGTAGATGGTATTGAAAAAGTAAAAGAAGCGATTAATCAAATTGAAGGCAAAGCTGCAATTGTCTGTCAGACCACGTTTGACAGCAAGAAGTGGACCAGTATAAAAGATTTTTTAGAGTCTCATACCAATTATAAAGTATTTGATACCATATGCAAAGCAACAATAAACAGGCAAAAGGAAGCAGCAGAACTTGCACAGCATGTAGACATAATGTTGGTGGTCGGTGATAAGAAAAGTTCTAATACCAACAAATTGTATCAGCTTCTGAAGGAGATAAAACCCACATTTTTTATTGAAAAAGTTGAAGATTTAGATTCAATAAAATTAGATAGCAGTGCAAAGAGTATCGGGGTAACAGCAGGAGCTTCCACTTCTCCTGAGCAGATTGAAGAGGTGGTAAAACATCTGGAAGAAAAGTTTAATGAGATGAATCTGAAAGATTTTGAGAGACTTATTGATAGAAGTTTTTTGACAGTGCAAAGAGGTGAAGTTGTAAAAGGCAGGATAATAAAAGTTGAGGAAGATTATGTACTTGTTGATATTGGTTACAAGGCAGAGGGTATAATTTACAAAGACGAGGTAATTAAAAATGGAAATGTAAATTTGAAGGACCTGTTTAAGATAGGTGAGACAATTGAAGCGGTTGTGATAAAAGAGTCAGATGAAGAAGGAAATGTGGTTTTATCAAAGTATCGGGCAGATGTACTTCACGGGTTTGAAGAGCTGCTTTCGAGGTATGAAAATAAAGAACCTGTAAGAGTGGTTGTAAAGTCAATTAAAGAAAAAAGTGTTGTTTGTGACTTTAGAGGGACAAATGTGTATGTGCCAATTTCTCAGTGGGGTGAAGACGTTCAAACTTCGGATATAGGAAAGATATTTGAAATAGAAATTACAGATGTCAACAAAGAAAAAAAGATAGCTTTTGGTAGTCGGAAATCTTTGCTAAAACAAAAAGAAGAAGAGAGATTTATTAAACAGATTGAGTCTTTAGATTTTTCCAGAGAATATGAGGGCATTGTTGTTGAGATAAAACAAAAAGGCATTGTGGTAAATTTTGAGAACCTGTGTGGTTTTGTACCTGCAAGTGAAGTTGGATATTTGAAAAAAGGTGCAGACCTTAAAAAATTGTTTGAGATTGGCGAAAAAGTCAAGGTGAAGATTCTTGATATAGACAAGAATAAAAAACAGATTTATCTTAGCATAAAAAAGACTCAAGACGATGAGTGGGCAAAAAGGATTAAAAACTTGTATTTAGGGATGCTTGTTGACTGTGAAGTCACAAAGGTGTTATCTTTTGGACTTGTTGTGTGGATCACAGAACATGATGTTGATGGTTTTGTTCACATTTCAAATATTCCACTTGGATACAACCAAAGACCACATAACGTATATAAAGTTGGAGATAGCTTGAAAGCAAAGGTTATAGAGATTGATGAAGAAAAGCGAAGGGTTGCGTTGTCTTTAAAAGATTTGCACGAAGAAGAAAACATAGATACTGAGCATAACGAAGACTTTGTGATAACACTTGCTGATTTTGTGAAGAATATAAAGTTAGAACAATAA
- a CDS encoding oxaloacetate decarboxylase subunit alpha, with amino-acid sequence MGVRITETILRDAHQSLIATRMTTEQMLEIAPVLDQVGYYSVECWGGATFDACLRFFNEDPWERLKKLRTAFKKTKLQMLLRGQNLVGYRHYADDVVEEFVKKAIYYGIDIIRIFDALNDIRNIEIALKATKKEEGHAQVAISYTISPYHTIENYVNLAKQIEELGADSICIKDMAGLLSPFDAYKLIKALKEQIKLPIHLHTHYTTGFGSMTYLKAIEAGVDGIDTALSPLALGTSQPPTETIVYALENTEYAPKLDLEMINRASEYFKVLREEYIKKGLLDPKVLSVDINALHYQIPGGMLSNLISQLKEQGQEDKLDEVLKEVPEVRKDFGYPPLVTPTSQIVGTQAVLNVVAGERYKLVTKETKAYFKGEYGKPPAPVNEEVKRKILKDEKEITCRPADLILPELENAKEKIKEYIENDTDVVTYCLFPQLAENFFRLRFAKNYKVDIDLVQNNKVYPV; translated from the coding sequence ATGGGAGTTAGAATAACAGAGACAATACTAAGAGATGCTCACCAATCACTCATTGCGACGCGCATGACAACAGAACAGATGCTTGAAATTGCTCCTGTGCTTGACCAAGTTGGCTACTATTCAGTTGAGTGCTGGGGCGGGGCTACATTCGATGCGTGTCTGAGGTTTTTCAATGAAGATCCATGGGAAAGATTAAAAAAGCTGAGAACTGCTTTTAAAAAGACAAAGCTCCAGATGCTTCTTAGAGGACAAAATCTTGTTGGTTACAGGCACTACGCTGATGATGTTGTTGAAGAGTTTGTAAAAAAGGCTATATACTATGGTATTGATATTATAAGAATATTTGATGCACTCAATGACATTCGGAATATTGAAATAGCTCTAAAAGCAACAAAAAAAGAAGAAGGACATGCCCAGGTTGCCATATCGTACACTATCTCTCCTTATCATACTATTGAAAACTATGTAAATTTAGCAAAACAAATAGAAGAACTTGGGGCAGACTCAATTTGTATAAAAGACATGGCTGGGCTTCTCTCACCATTCGACGCTTACAAACTTATAAAAGCGTTAAAAGAACAGATAAAACTTCCTATTCATCTTCATACACACTACACCACAGGATTTGGGTCAATGACATATTTGAAAGCTATCGAAGCAGGTGTGGATGGTATTGACACAGCTCTATCTCCGCTTGCACTGGGCACTTCCCAGCCGCCAACTGAAACAATTGTGTATGCACTTGAAAATACAGAATACGCTCCAAAACTTGATTTAGAAATGATAAACAGGGCAAGTGAATATTTTAAAGTACTAAGAGAAGAGTATATCAAAAAAGGGTTGCTTGACCCGAAAGTATTAAGTGTTGATATAAACGCTCTTCATTATCAAATACCTGGAGGGATGTTATCAAACCTCATTTCCCAGCTAAAGGAACAGGGGCAAGAAGACAAGTTAGATGAGGTTTTGAAAGAGGTCCCTGAGGTTCGAAAAGATTTTGGATATCCACCACTTGTAACTCCTACAAGTCAAATTGTGGGAACGCAAGCTGTTTTGAATGTTGTAGCAGGAGAGAGATACAAGCTTGTCACAAAGGAGACAAAAGCGTATTTTAAAGGTGAGTACGGAAAACCTCCAGCTCCTGTGAATGAAGAAGTGAAAAGAAAAATTTTGAAAGATGAAAAAGAGATAACCTGCAGACCTGCAGATTTGATTTTACCAGAGCTTGAAAATGCAAAGGAAAAAATCAAGGAGTATATTGAAAATGATACTGATGTAGTAACTTACTGTTTATTCCCTCAACTTGCAGAAAATTTTTTCAGATTAAGGTTTGCAAAAAATTACAAAGTTGACATTGATCTTGTTCAGAACAACAAAGTGTATCCTGTATGA
- the speB gene encoding agmatinase translates to MSFNLYKPFFLCASEKYEDSLIVLAGIPMDFTVSFKPGSRFAPAKIREVSIELEEYSIYQDKSLYDKTFCDMGDLELPFGNIERSIETIYQFACKLFEDKKVPIFLGGEHLISFPLIKAAANSNDGEFYVLHFDAHADMREEYLGEKFSHATVMRRVGEVIGFKSIYHFGIRSGSKEEIEFAKKNSNLYFVNKWGKIDDVIKNLKSKKVYLSIDIDVFDPAFAPGTGTPEPGGILSSDFFDILLKLKDLDIIGADIVEVAPYYDISDRTALLAAKIVRELILMMK, encoded by the coding sequence ATGAGCTTTAATCTCTACAAACCTTTTTTCCTATGTGCTTCAGAGAAGTATGAAGATAGCCTCATAGTTTTAGCAGGAATTCCTATGGATTTCACAGTAAGCTTTAAACCTGGCTCGCGTTTTGCTCCTGCAAAAATAAGAGAAGTGTCAATAGAGCTGGAAGAGTATTCTATCTATCAGGACAAAAGCCTGTATGACAAGACTTTTTGTGATATGGGTGATCTGGAACTTCCTTTTGGAAACATCGAAAGAAGTATTGAAACAATATACCAATTTGCTTGTAAGCTGTTTGAAGATAAAAAAGTCCCTATTTTCTTAGGCGGTGAACATCTGATCAGCTTTCCTCTAATAAAAGCGGCGGCAAACTCAAATGATGGGGAGTTTTATGTACTTCACTTTGATGCTCATGCTGATATGAGAGAGGAGTATCTTGGTGAAAAGTTTTCTCATGCCACTGTCATGAGAAGAGTGGGTGAGGTAATAGGTTTTAAGAGTATATACCACTTCGGTATAAGGTCTGGGTCTAAAGAAGAAATTGAATTTGCGAAAAAGAATAGCAATCTTTATTTTGTTAACAAATGGGGTAAAATTGATGATGTAATAAAAAATCTAAAAAGCAAGAAGGTATATCTTTCGATAGATATAGATGTTTTTGATCCAGCTTTTGCCCCTGGTACAGGAACACCTGAACCAGGTGGAATTCTATCTTCGGACTTTTTTGACATTTTACTTAAATTAAAAGATCTTGACATAATAGGAGCAGATATAGTTGAGGTTGCACCATATTACGATATTTCTGACAGAACAGCATTACTTGCTGCAAAAATAGTAAGAGAGCTAATATTGATGATGAAGTAA
- a CDS encoding lysophospholipid acyltransferase family protein: MRYNFFLNLIRKIAFIILKCVFFIRVEGKENIPEGPFIICANHRSYLDPVLLILIFDKRVYFMAKSELFRIWWLAPIIKAFGAFPVKRGKSDIGAIKKAIEVIRSGNILGIFPEGKRNRTKEIILKGEKGVATIIKATGAKVLPVGISGRIVPFGKIRVKIGKPMELKDSSMDNREIVDKIMNEIKELILK; the protein is encoded by the coding sequence ATGAGGTATAATTTTTTTCTCAATCTTATTAGAAAAATTGCTTTTATCATTTTGAAATGTGTTTTTTTTATAAGAGTTGAAGGAAAAGAAAATATACCTGAAGGTCCTTTTATTATCTGTGCAAATCATAGAAGTTATCTTGACCCAGTTTTGCTTATACTAATATTTGACAAACGAGTGTATTTCATGGCCAAAAGTGAACTTTTTAGAATATGGTGGCTTGCACCAATCATCAAAGCTTTTGGAGCTTTTCCTGTCAAGCGTGGCAAAAGCGATATTGGTGCAATAAAAAAAGCTATAGAGGTTATAAGATCTGGCAATATTTTGGGTATTTTCCCGGAAGGAAAAAGAAACAGGACAAAAGAAATCATTTTAAAAGGTGAAAAAGGAGTTGCAACCATAATAAAAGCAACAGGTGCAAAGGTCTTACCAGTTGGTATTTCTGGAAGAATAGTTCCATTTGGCAAGATAAGGGTGAAAATTGGAAAGCCAATGGAACTAAAAGACAGTAGCATGGATAATCGAGAGATTGTAGATAAAATTATGAATGAAATTAAAGAACTTATCCTAAAATAA